A stretch of the Malus domestica chromosome 08, GDT2T_hap1 genome encodes the following:
- the LOC103441892 gene encoding transmembrane emp24 domain-containing protein p24delta3-like, translated as MATRRSWSGSSVAAAILLILCLARTGQAIWVTLPASGTKCVSDEIQNNVVVLADYVVIPDDHSQTPTISAKVTSPYGNNLHQNANATNGQFAFTTHEAGNYLACFWVDGNNPGGGGVSVNLDWKTGIAAKDWESVARKEKIEGLELELRKLEGAVDAIHENLLYLKGRESEMRDVSERTNARVAWFSMISLAVCIIVSTLQLWHLKHFFQKKKLI; from the exons ATGGCGACGAGGAGGAGTTGGAGTGGGAGTTCGGTCGCTGCTGCCATCTTGTTGATCCTGTGCTTGGCACGGACTGGTCAAGCCATCTGGGTGACGTTACCTGCCTCCGGCACGAAATGCGTCTCGGATGAAATCCAGAACAACGTCGTCGTTTTGGCCGATTACGTCGTCATTCCCGATGATCATTCCCAAACCCCCACCATCTCCGCCAAG GTAACATCACCATATGGGAACAATCTTCATCAAAACGCAAACGCAACAAATGGTCAGTTTGCATTCACAACTCATGAGGCTGGAAATTACTTGGCATGTTTTTGGGTTGATGGTAACAATCCTGGAGGTGGAGGGGTAAGTGTCAACCTTGACTGGAAAACTGGAATTGCAGCTAAGGATTGGGAATCAGTAGcaagaaaagagaaaattgaG GGTCTTGAGCTTGAGCTGCGGAAACTCGAAGGAGCAGTTGACGCCATCCATGAGAATCTACTTTACCTCAAGGGCAG AGAATCAGAGATGAGGGACGTGAGTGAAAGAACAAATGCCCGGGTGGCGTGGTTTAGCATGATATCGTTGGCTGTCTGCATTATTGTTTCGACTCTTCAGTTATGGCACTTGAAGCATTTTTTCCAAAAGAAGAAGCTTATTTAA
- the LOC103441891 gene encoding transmembrane emp24 domain-containing protein p24delta3-like → MTTRTTATAAATILLIVCSVVLTGEAIWMNLPFSDTKCVSEEIQNNVVVLGDYVVISDDRSHSPTISVKITSPYGNNLHHGENETNGQFAFTTQESGTYQACFSVDGDEREGSSVSVSLDWKIGIAAQDWDSVARKEKIEGVELELRKLEQVVEAVHVHLLYLKNREVDMRNLSERTNSRVAWFSMISLGLCIGVSSMQLWHLKRFFQKKKLI, encoded by the exons ATGACGACGAGAACGACTGCGACGGCGGCCGCGACCATCTTGTTGATCGTGTGCTCGGTGGTTCTGACGGGTGAAGCCATTTGGATGAACTTACCCTTCTCCGATACCAAGTGCGTCTCTGAAGAAATCCAGAACAACGTCGTCGTTTTGGGCGATTACGTCGTCATCTCCGACGATCGCAGCCACTCCCCCACCATCTCCGTCAAG attacatcgCCGTATGGGAACAATCTTCATCACGGGGAGAATGAAACAAATGGCCAGTTTGCCTTCACAACACAAGAGTCTGGAACCTACCAGGCTTGTTTTTCGGTTGATGGTGATGAACGTGAAGGTAGTTCAGTAAGTGTCAGCCTTGACTGGAAAATTGGAATTGCAGCTCAGGATTGGGATTCAGTAGCAAGAAAAGAGAAGATTGAG GGTGTTGAGCTTGAATTACGGAAACTTGAACAAGTAGTGGAGGCCGTCCATGTGCATCTACTCTATCTCAAGAACAG AGAAGTGGATATGAGGAATTTGAGCGAACGAACTAACTCAAGGGTGGCGTGGTTTAGCATGATATCGCTGGGCCTCTGCATCGGAGTTTCAAGTATGCAGCTATGGCACTTGAAGAGATTTTTCCAAAAGAAGAAGCTTATTTGA
- the LOC103441890 gene encoding F-box protein At1g10780, whose amino-acid sequence MDSLPDAIVQYILSYMDNAKDVVICNCVSKKWKDSMPYIRSLYFPRSSFDSRKGGDSPDDIVLKMVSAIERLENLVVYSPFSGAGLASWLSIIGPSLKYLELRMDNLADYQACLERPSKLDYLTAAQNLESLKLWGVLMARSPKWDVFQKLKNLEIVGAKLEDPALSTVLQASPNLTNLVLLGCEGVRLVSIELPHLEQCKLDFYGSGNCSLSIVCPKMKVLEVQGCSWIRVRDAKHLSKLSIANNAGRVYMVDFEKLVALEFLSIRGVQWCWDAIRKMLQWASEVKHLYMKVEFTGDFETLQPFPEVDFVDFFNNHPRLQKFDIHGAMFAALCQKNSLKNVDSGFAIPCLEEVMITVRSPLNAEQKMSTLESLLKYGKNLKTMVIKILQMKSSHSSADDFFDEICRFRYMNRKIVRIE is encoded by the exons ATGGACTCCCTGCCTGATGCTATTGTTCAATACATATTGTCGTATATGGATAACGCCAAAGACGTTGTAATTTGTAATTGTGTATCCAAGAAATGGAAGGATTCAATGCCTTATATAAGGAGCCTTTACTTCCCTAGAAGCTCCTTTGATAGCCGTAAGGGCGGAGACAGCCCTGATGACATTGTATTGAAGATGGTTTCAGCGATTGAACGGTTAGAAAATCTGGTTGTTTATAGCCCCTTCTCTGGTGCTGGCCTTGCTTCGTGGTTATCAATCATTGGTCCCTCTCTTAAGTATCTGGAGCTCCGAATGGACAACCTTGCTGATTATCAGGCCTGTCTTGAAAGGCCTTCAAAATTGGATTACTTAACTGCTGCACAAAATTTGGAGTCTTTAAAACTCTGGGGAGTATTAATGGCCCGTTCACCAAAGTGGGATGTCTTCCAGAAACTGAAGAACCTTGAAATTGTTGGAGCAAAACTGGAGGATCCTGCGTTGTCAACTGTACTTCAGGCCAGTCCTAATCTCACCAATTTGGTGTTACTTGGTTGTGAAGGAGTGAGATTGGTTTCGATTGAGTTGCCACATTTGGAGCAGTGTAAGCTGGACTTCTATGGCTCGGGCAACTGCTCACTTTCCATCGTTTGCCCAAAAATGAAAGTCCTTGAAGTGCAAGGCTGTAGCTGGATTCGGGTTCGTGATGCAAAGCATTTGAGCAAACTTTCAATTGCCAATAATGCAG GGAGAGTCTACATGGTTGATTTCGAGAAACTTGTTGCTCTAGAGTTCTTATCCATTAGGGGAGTCCAGTGGTGTTGGGACGCAATAAGAAAAATGCTTCAATGGGCAAGTGAAGTAAAGCACCTTTATATGAAGGTGGAATTCACAGGGGATTTCGAGACCCTTCAACCCTTTCCAGAGGTTGActtcgttgatttcttcaatAACCATCCCAGGCTGCAAAAGTTTGATATCCATGGAGCTATGTTTGCTGCCCTCTGTCAAAAGAACAGCCTGAAAAAT gTTGATTCGGGATTTGCAATTCCTTGCCTGGAAGAAGTGATGATCACAGTGAGATCGCCGCTGAATGCTGAACAGAAAATGAGCACTCTTGAGTCCTTGTTGAAGTACGGGAAGAATCTGAAGACAATGGTGATAAAGATTCTTCAGATGAAGAGCAGTCACAGCAGTGCAGATGATTTCTTCGACGAGATTTGCAGGTTTAGATACATGAACCGAAAGATCGTTAGAATAGAATAA